The following are encoded in a window of Flavobacterium sp. WC2421 genomic DNA:
- a CDS encoding ABC transporter permease has protein sequence MKTKIIKTVQFIGLGYLEPLIRLLTGEDLKKNGKDAFKRILFPILSVVLFILLWQSFSNYLNNVESEIKIEKALKDQGPEAAKKLEACIASGDISCRPNSLPSPAMVYTALGKLWDDHKIMTAKKQEFIDKYEAINADRKAKGQIEIVYTGRPSFVDQIMTSLKTVFAGFLLSIIIAVPTGIVLGLSTTLRTSFNWIVQIFKPVSPVVWLLLVSMIIKTLLTNVDIEKSFVISFISVGLCSMWATLVNTSVGVSSVDKDYINVAKVLQLGTFSKVFKIILPSSFPMIFTGLRITLSVAWMVLIAIELLAQSPGLGSFVWEEFQNGSSDSNSKIIVAMFVIGIIGFMLDRVMMIFQKLLTFTD, from the coding sequence ATGAAGACTAAAATAATAAAAACTGTACAATTTATTGGACTGGGTTACTTAGAACCTCTCATTAGATTACTAACTGGAGAAGATTTGAAAAAAAATGGAAAAGATGCATTCAAAAGAATCCTCTTCCCTATTTTATCAGTAGTATTATTTATCCTTTTATGGCAATCCTTTTCTAATTATTTAAATAATGTTGAGTCCGAAATAAAAATTGAAAAAGCACTTAAAGACCAAGGACCAGAAGCCGCCAAAAAACTAGAAGCTTGTATCGCATCTGGAGACATAAGCTGCAGACCTAATTCCTTGCCTTCTCCTGCTATGGTTTATACTGCCTTAGGAAAATTATGGGATGATCATAAAATAATGACCGCCAAAAAACAAGAATTTATAGACAAATACGAAGCTATAAATGCCGATCGTAAAGCCAAAGGCCAAATTGAAATTGTGTACACTGGCCGTCCTTCATTTGTAGATCAAATAATGACGAGTTTAAAAACCGTTTTTGCCGGTTTCTTACTCTCTATAATTATTGCCGTTCCTACAGGTATTGTATTAGGACTAAGTACAACACTAAGAACTTCTTTCAACTGGATTGTTCAAATATTCAAACCAGTATCTCCTGTTGTTTGGCTATTATTAGTATCCATGATTATAAAAACACTTTTGACCAATGTTGATATCGAAAAATCATTTGTGATTTCCTTTATAAGTGTAGGACTGTGTTCTATGTGGGCCACTCTTGTTAATACCAGCGTTGGAGTTTCATCTGTAGATAAAGATTATATTAACGTAGCTAAAGTGTTGCAATTAGGAACCTTTAGCAAGGTTTTTAAAATAATCCTTCCCTCCTCTTTCCCAATGATTTTTACTGGATTGAGAATTACTCTTTCTGTGGCTTGGATGGTATTAATTGCAATCGAATTGTTAGCCCAAAGTCCAGGTTTAGGATCTTTTGTTTGGGAAGAATTCCAAAATGGTTCTAGTGATTCTAATTCTAAAATTATTGTAGCCATGTTTGTAATAGGAATAATAGGATTCATGCTGGATCGTGTAATGATGATTTTTCAAAAATTACTAACGTTTACGGATTGA
- a CDS encoding CmpA/NrtA family ABC transporter substrate-binding protein encodes MKKLVFRLSVLAIASLSVLSCKKEEKKEATTEVASTSKTEKLTLEKPQVTLGFIKLTDMAPLAIAKEKGFFEDEGLFVTLEAQSNWKNVLDRVIDEQIDGSHMLAGQPIAAAVGFGRQAKLVTTFSMDLNGNAITVSNDVWSKMKPGLPMKDGKPIHPISASALLPVIKEYKNANKPFKMGMVFPVSTHNYQLRYWLAAGGINPGQYTKDNAQGMINADVLLSVTPPPQMPATLEAGTINGYCVGEPWNQQAVSKGIGVPVITSRDIWKNHPEKVFVMTQAFIDKNPNTAIAITKALIRAGKWLDDPKNRLEAVKILSSPAYVGADENVLKNSMTGTFEYEKGDKRDAADFNVFFKDNATYPYYSDGIWFMTQMRRWGQITESKPAEWYASKIKEVYKPEIWTKAAQLLLKEGNLVAEDIPTTDGYKPATTDFIDGVKYDGKMPLEYIKSLKIGNKN; translated from the coding sequence ATGAAAAAATTAGTTTTTAGATTATCAGTACTAGCCATTGCCTCTTTGAGCGTTTTGAGCTGTAAAAAAGAAGAAAAGAAAGAGGCTACGACTGAAGTTGCCTCTACTTCAAAAACCGAAAAATTAACGCTGGAGAAACCACAGGTAACTTTAGGATTTATAAAACTAACTGATATGGCTCCTTTGGCTATAGCCAAAGAAAAAGGCTTCTTTGAAGACGAAGGTTTATTTGTAACCTTAGAAGCACAATCCAACTGGAAAAATGTTTTAGACCGTGTAATTGACGAACAAATTGACGGATCTCATATGCTAGCAGGACAACCTATAGCTGCTGCAGTAGGTTTTGGAAGACAAGCGAAATTAGTGACTACTTTCTCTATGGATTTAAATGGTAATGCTATCACTGTTTCTAACGATGTTTGGTCAAAAATGAAACCAGGATTGCCTATGAAAGATGGAAAACCCATTCACCCTATTAGTGCTAGTGCCTTATTACCAGTTATTAAAGAATACAAAAATGCTAATAAACCATTTAAAATGGGTATGGTATTCCCGGTATCAACACATAACTACCAACTGCGTTACTGGTTAGCTGCAGGAGGAATTAACCCTGGACAATACACAAAAGACAATGCACAAGGAATGATCAATGCTGATGTATTATTATCAGTTACTCCTCCTCCGCAAATGCCAGCTACACTAGAAGCAGGAACAATCAATGGATATTGTGTTGGGGAACCTTGGAATCAACAAGCGGTAAGCAAAGGAATTGGAGTACCAGTTATCACAAGCCGTGACATTTGGAAAAACCACCCAGAAAAAGTATTTGTTATGACTCAAGCTTTTATCGACAAAAACCCAAATACTGCTATTGCGATCACTAAAGCTTTGATTAGAGCAGGAAAATGGTTAGACGATCCAAAAAATAGATTGGAAGCAGTTAAAATTTTATCTAGCCCTGCTTATGTAGGTGCCGATGAGAATGTATTAAAAAACTCAATGACTGGAACATTTGAGTACGAAAAAGGAGACAAACGCGATGCAGCTGATTTCAATGTATTCTTTAAAGACAATGCAACGTATCCTTACTATTCTGATGGAATTTGGTTCATGACTCAAATGAGACGTTGGGGACAAATTACAGAATCAAAACCAGCTGAATGGTATGCATCAAAAATCAAAGAGGTTTACAAGCCTGAAATTTGGACCAAAGCAGCACAACTTTTATTGAAAGAAGGAAATTTAGTTGCCGAAGATATTCCAACAACTGATGGTTACAAACCAGCAACAACTGACTTTATTGACGGTGTAAAATACGATGGTAAAATGCCATTGGAATACATTAAAAGCTTAAAAATTGGTAATAAAAACTAA
- a CDS encoding alginate export family protein yields the protein MKLLKTICLSFIGVISTASYAQDFDANIQLRPRYEYRNGFKSLLKAGDSPTSFISQRSRLNLNFKQDKLKLKLSLQNIRTWGDAATTTTADKNGVAVFEAYAEYNFDDKWSARLGRQVLNYDNQRIMGGIDWIQQGQSHDAALLTYKSAKNQLDLGFAHNASAENLIAPTTAYGTNYKEMQYAWYHTAIKKINASFLLLNAGYQYLKTPTDLKTDYIQTYGTYLTYKGKKWDADLSLYGQSGKSSGTDLSAFDAGANLGYTVSEKFKATVGYEFLSGKDQNDTDTKIKSFTPLFGTNHAFNGFMDYFYVGNHKNSVGLQDAYLKLDFGIKKVKFSLTPHVFYAPNKVIAAGVEKDSYLGTEVDLTAGYKIHKDIMAVAGYSQMFGSSTLETLKTGDASKTNNWAWVMININPQIFSTKK from the coding sequence ATGAAATTACTTAAAACAATATGCTTGTCATTTATAGGGGTTATCAGTACCGCTTCGTATGCACAAGACTTCGATGCCAACATACAACTTAGACCACGTTATGAATATAGAAATGGATTTAAAAGCTTATTGAAAGCAGGAGATAGTCCAACATCATTTATATCACAACGTTCTCGTTTAAACCTAAACTTTAAACAAGATAAATTAAAATTAAAACTGTCTTTACAAAATATCCGCACTTGGGGAGATGCAGCTACTACAACTACTGCAGATAAAAATGGAGTAGCCGTTTTTGAAGCGTATGCTGAATATAACTTTGATGATAAATGGAGCGCACGCCTAGGTCGTCAAGTATTAAATTATGACAATCAACGTATCATGGGTGGAATCGATTGGATTCAACAAGGTCAAAGTCATGATGCAGCATTACTAACTTATAAAAGTGCCAAAAATCAATTGGATTTGGGTTTTGCTCATAATGCCTCCGCCGAAAACCTAATCGCACCTACAACAGCCTATGGCACGAACTACAAGGAAATGCAATATGCTTGGTACCACACTGCTATTAAAAAAATAAATGCGAGCTTCTTATTATTAAATGCGGGGTACCAATACCTGAAAACACCTACCGATTTAAAAACGGATTACATTCAAACATACGGTACTTACTTGACGTATAAAGGTAAGAAATGGGACGCTGACTTAAGCCTTTACGGACAATCTGGTAAAAGTAGTGGTACTGATTTAAGTGCTTTTGATGCAGGAGCAAATTTAGGGTATACTGTAAGCGAAAAATTCAAAGCTACAGTAGGATATGAATTCCTTTCTGGAAAAGATCAAAACGATACTGATACCAAAATAAAATCATTTACTCCCCTATTTGGTACCAACCATGCTTTCAACGGATTTATGGATTATTTCTACGTAGGAAATCACAAAAACAGTGTTGGATTACAAGATGCTTATTTAAAACTGGATTTTGGAATCAAAAAAGTAAAGTTCTCCTTGACACCGCACGTTTTTTATGCTCCAAATAAAGTAATCGCTGCAGGAGTTGAAAAAGACTCTTACCTAGGTACTGAAGTAGACCTAACTGCAGGATATAAAATTCACAAAGACATCATGGCTGTTGCAGGATATTCACAAATGTTCGGTTCTTCAACATTAGAGACTTTAAAAACTGGAGACGCGAGCAAAACAAACAATTGGGCTTGGGTAATGATCAACATCAACCCACAAATATTTTCAACAAAAAAATAA
- a CDS encoding Crp/Fnr family transcriptional regulator: MKKINADCSICINTNCFIKKHLDLEKMQDFVMQKTNFACKKGQQFMFEGAPMQGLYFINKGKVKVLKTGIYGKEHIVRLTQEGDTVGFRGFGTSNRYLIGASAIEDTVLCNFSNKVMQDILKTIPEFTYDMMLFYAEELNKSENNVKKIAQMNVRERVIDTLLYLLKKFGQTNHLIDINLSRKEIADFAGTTDEQVTRIFSSLKKEGLIKIVGKKISLLQVEKMKQEIAEHR; encoded by the coding sequence ATGAAAAAAATAAATGCCGATTGCTCTATTTGTATCAATACTAATTGTTTTATAAAGAAACATTTGGATCTAGAAAAAATGCAAGATTTTGTAATGCAAAAAACAAATTTTGCTTGCAAAAAAGGACAGCAATTCATGTTTGAAGGTGCACCAATGCAAGGTTTGTATTTTATTAATAAGGGAAAAGTAAAAGTGTTAAAAACAGGAATCTACGGCAAGGAACATATTGTTCGATTAACACAAGAGGGAGATACAGTTGGCTTTCGAGGATTTGGAACCAGTAATAGGTATTTGATAGGTGCATCTGCAATTGAAGATACTGTCTTATGTAATTTCAGCAACAAAGTAATGCAAGACATCCTTAAAACTATACCTGAATTCACTTATGATATGATGCTGTTTTACGCCGAAGAACTCAATAAAAGTGAAAATAATGTAAAGAAAATTGCCCAAATGAATGTAAGAGAACGTGTTATTGACACTCTTTTATATTTACTTAAAAAGTTTGGTCAAACTAATCATTTAATAGATATCAATTTATCTCGGAAAGAAATTGCCGATTTTGCTGGAACAACGGACGAACAAGTTACCCGTATCTTCTCCAGTCTAAAAAAAGAAGGACTGATAAAAATTGTAGGCAAGAAAATAAGCTTGTTGCAAGTCGAAAAAATGAAGCAGGAAATCGCAGAACACCGATAG
- a CDS encoding nitrate/nitrite transporter: protein MEKSTSLAQSHSMLFLNTLAFTVCFACWTLNGVLVTYLVDKGIFNWSVVQIGWLLGIPILTGSIMRLPIGILTDKYGGKSVFSILLLLCSIPLFLLPLANSFFMFAVLSFLFGMVGTSFAVGIGYTSIFYPKEWQGRALGIFGMGNAGAAITTFMAPSLLNHFSVEDPQNGWKILPIIYGAALLIIGILFLVFAKNKKMEKSTKTIPQMLSTLKSPRVWRFGAYYFLVFGCFVAYSQWLLPNFMNVYQTSLVMGGMFATMFSLPSGVIRAFGGYLSDKFGARKVMYWVLSSSVILSALLMIPKMEIKTAGPGVMAGKTGIVTQVSPTNVRIDNKDFPIDSKPESTTTGNIFPTKSSWQKVIVTQNQSVSKKELLAKGVTRITFDANMWVYLILVIMIGISWGIGKAAVYKHIPEYFPTEIGVVGGMVGLLGGLGGFFGPIIFSYLLNFTGFWSSSWIFVLLFSAICLIWMHVTITSMMNEKHPIMSKEMDRKS, encoded by the coding sequence ATGGAAAAATCAACTTCATTAGCCCAATCTCACAGCATGTTATTTTTAAACACGCTGGCCTTTACTGTTTGTTTTGCTTGCTGGACACTAAATGGTGTATTAGTTACCTATTTAGTCGACAAAGGCATTTTTAACTGGAGCGTAGTACAAATTGGATGGCTATTAGGAATCCCTATACTAACCGGTTCTATCATGCGATTACCTATAGGTATCCTTACCGACAAATATGGCGGAAAATCAGTGTTTTCTATCTTGCTTTTACTATGTTCCATCCCTTTATTTTTACTTCCATTAGCCAATAGTTTTTTCATGTTTGCCGTACTTAGTTTTCTATTCGGTATGGTAGGTACTAGTTTTGCCGTTGGTATTGGGTACACTTCTATTTTCTATCCAAAAGAATGGCAAGGACGAGCTTTAGGAATATTTGGAATGGGAAATGCAGGGGCTGCTATCACTACTTTTATGGCACCTTCGTTGTTGAATCATTTTTCAGTAGAAGATCCTCAAAATGGATGGAAAATATTACCCATTATATACGGTGCAGCATTGCTAATTATTGGAATACTATTTTTAGTTTTTGCCAAAAACAAAAAAATGGAAAAGTCTACCAAAACAATTCCGCAAATGTTATCTACCTTAAAAAGCCCAAGAGTTTGGCGTTTTGGGGCGTACTATTTCTTAGTTTTTGGGTGTTTCGTAGCGTATTCACAATGGTTGTTACCTAATTTTATGAATGTATACCAAACGAGTTTAGTAATGGGTGGTATGTTTGCCACTATGTTTAGTTTGCCGTCTGGCGTAATACGAGCCTTTGGTGGTTATTTATCAGATAAATTTGGCGCTAGAAAAGTAATGTACTGGGTATTGAGTTCTTCTGTAATATTAAGTGCATTATTAATGATTCCTAAAATGGAAATAAAAACAGCAGGTCCCGGAGTAATGGCAGGAAAAACTGGAATTGTTACCCAAGTAAGCCCAACAAATGTAAGAATAGATAATAAAGATTTTCCTATTGACTCTAAACCAGAAAGCACGACAACTGGAAATATTTTTCCAACAAAATCTTCTTGGCAAAAAGTAATAGTTACTCAAAATCAAAGTGTAAGTAAAAAGGAATTATTAGCAAAAGGAGTAACAAGAATAACATTTGATGCTAACATGTGGGTCTACCTCATTTTAGTTATTATGATTGGTATTTCCTGGGGAATTGGTAAAGCAGCAGTTTACAAACACATTCCAGAATATTTCCCTACCGAAATAGGAGTTGTGGGTGGAATGGTAGGATTACTAGGAGGTTTAGGTGGATTCTTTGGACCAATTATCTTTAGTTATTTATTAAACTTTACAGGTTTCTGGTCCAGTTCATGGATTTTTGTACTATTGTTTTCTGCAATTTGTCTCATCTGGATGCATGTTACAATAACGAGTATGATGAATGAAAAACATCCTATTATGTCCAAAGAGATGGATCGAAAAAGTTAA
- a CDS encoding response regulator: protein MNNTIRVVLADDHVFVRDGIKSLLETEDNIIVVGEATDGQEALDTVESSKPDLLIVDIRMPHFTGIEVVEKLRNQNNPVKIIVLSMHESEEYVLKSIKAGADGYLLKGSSKEEFLKALHTVSNGGKYFSGDISSILIDQLKNNVNTLDSKQPLADDLVITKREKEILKLLLSGKGNKEIAEALEISKRTAEVHRFNLMKKLKVKNLMELSNKANEYALI, encoded by the coding sequence ATGAATAATACAATCCGAGTTGTACTGGCTGATGACCATGTTTTTGTAAGAGATGGAATAAAATCATTATTAGAAACCGAAGACAATATTATTGTTGTAGGGGAAGCTACAGATGGTCAAGAAGCATTGGACACAGTAGAGTCAAGCAAACCGGACTTATTGATTGTGGATATACGTATGCCTCATTTTACAGGTATCGAAGTTGTTGAAAAATTGCGAAATCAAAATAATCCCGTCAAAATAATTGTGCTATCGATGCACGAATCAGAAGAATATGTACTTAAGTCTATTAAGGCTGGTGCCGATGGGTATTTATTGAAAGGATCTAGTAAAGAAGAATTTTTAAAAGCATTACATACCGTTTCTAATGGCGGAAAATATTTCAGTGGTGACATCTCCTCTATTCTTATTGATCAACTCAAAAATAATGTAAATACATTAGATTCTAAGCAACCATTAGCTGATGATTTGGTTATCACCAAAAGGGAAAAAGAAATCTTAAAACTTTTATTATCAGGAAAAGGCAATAAAGAAATTGCAGAGGCATTAGAAATTAGTAAACGCACCGCTGAAGTGCACCGCTTTAACCTGATGAAAAAACTTAAAGTAAAAAATCTTATGGAGCTGTCCAATAAAGCAAATGAGTATGCTTTAATATAA
- a CDS encoding ATP-binding protein, with translation MKNKTKQSTENLNFIKLKQMYLFALITIAITVLLSQLLIQYNLNRQLNDSRLINISGKQRMLSQKLVKEVLILNLVSDTLKRQEEISKINETVSLWKFTHYALENGNDSLHFPKAKSKILTQLFAEIKPNFDSIDHVTTLLLKNHIGFINSNKNQKIVQTILDNEGIFLSKMNKIVSQYEVEALKKVTLQRNTEYAILGFTLLVLFLEFLFIFKPTNKRIELLISKLLVSERKAIKLAHDTEVISEIKENSVKELKSLNYAMENTLLYCRIAPDGSIIHIGEKFSKLLQYNPFINDKTFSEALTPIEKEQLVIDRIITEKQRSGWQGEINITNRNKESIWLDLSMVPVTIKKEESELLIICFDITERKKAEQEVDRLNTENINDKVNQQKIISSKIVENQENEQNRIAREIHDGIGQMLTGLKFSLESINLDDKVKSAQKIEYLKKLSLDIIKGVRTATFNLMPPELSDHGIVSSLSKLTQELSKLTGKNVHFYNKTAFDKRLDSLIEINIYRLTQEAINNAIKYAESSDIVVQLSHSDSILSIIIDDNGKGFDATEVEKKRNSESGMGLLFMKERIQYINGRVFINSIPGEGTRITFNIPI, from the coding sequence ATGAAAAACAAGACCAAACAATCTACCGAAAATCTTAATTTCATAAAATTAAAGCAAATGTATCTTTTTGCTTTGATCACTATTGCTATAACGGTACTGCTTAGTCAATTACTCATTCAATACAACTTGAATCGCCAATTGAATGATTCACGATTAATAAACATTTCAGGAAAACAACGGATGTTGAGCCAGAAGTTGGTAAAAGAAGTGTTGATCTTAAACTTAGTCTCTGATACTCTAAAAAGGCAAGAGGAAATTTCTAAAATTAATGAAACCGTATCCCTTTGGAAATTCACTCATTATGCATTAGAAAACGGAAATGACAGTCTTCACTTTCCAAAAGCAAAAAGTAAGATATTGACCCAATTATTTGCAGAAATAAAACCTAATTTTGACAGTATAGACCATGTAACTACCCTACTTTTAAAAAATCATATTGGATTTATAAACTCAAATAAAAATCAAAAAATAGTACAAACTATTCTAGATAACGAAGGGATATTCCTTTCTAAAATGAATAAAATAGTGAGTCAATATGAAGTGGAAGCACTAAAAAAAGTAACCCTTCAACGAAATACTGAATATGCTATTTTAGGATTTACACTACTAGTTTTATTTTTAGAATTTCTTTTTATTTTTAAGCCCACTAACAAAAGAATTGAGCTATTAATTTCAAAACTTCTAGTCTCTGAAAGAAAAGCGATAAAGCTAGCGCATGATACCGAAGTGATTAGCGAAATAAAAGAAAACTCGGTCAAAGAATTAAAATCGCTCAATTATGCTATGGAAAATACTTTATTGTATTGCCGTATAGCACCTGACGGAAGTATTATACATATTGGAGAAAAATTTTCAAAACTATTGCAATACAATCCGTTTATAAATGACAAAACGTTCTCAGAGGCACTGACACCAATTGAAAAAGAACAACTAGTAATTGATAGAATCATTACTGAAAAACAAAGAAGTGGATGGCAGGGAGAAATAAATATTACCAATAGAAATAAAGAATCCATTTGGCTAGACCTATCAATGGTGCCTGTAACTATAAAAAAAGAGGAATCTGAATTGTTGATTATTTGCTTTGACATTACCGAACGAAAAAAAGCAGAACAAGAAGTAGATCGGTTGAATACTGAAAATATTAATGATAAAGTAAACCAGCAGAAAATAATTTCAAGCAAAATTGTTGAAAATCAAGAAAACGAACAAAATAGAATTGCAAGAGAAATTCATGACGGAATTGGACAAATGCTTACTGGATTGAAATTTAGTTTAGAAAGCATCAACTTAGATGACAAAGTAAAATCAGCCCAAAAAATAGAATACCTAAAAAAATTATCCCTTGACATTATTAAAGGAGTGCGTACCGCTACTTTTAATTTAATGCCTCCTGAATTGAGCGATCATGGAATTGTTTCCTCCCTTTCAAAACTAACGCAGGAACTTTCAAAACTCACTGGGAAAAATGTTCATTTTTATAACAAAACAGCTTTTGATAAAAGATTGGATTCCTTAATTGAAATAAATATATACCGCCTCACTCAAGAAGCCATTAATAATGCCATAAAATATGCCGAATCTTCTGATATTGTGGTACAATTATCCCATAGTGACTCCATTTTAAGTATTATAATTGATGATAACGGAAAGGGATTTGATGCTACCGAAGTGGAGAAAAAAAGAAATAGTGAATCAGGAATGGGATTGCTTTTCATGAAAGAAAGAATACAATACATTAACGGACGTGTTTTTATTAACTCCATACCTGGTGAAGGAACTAGAATCACCTTCAATATCCCCATTTAA
- a CDS encoding DUF4202 domain-containing protein, whose protein sequence is MTKTPFYNASELIDAENAQDPNSEIYQSKSYPKELLYSNRMYKKLMEFHPNASEAIQIASKAQHICRWKIARETYPMDRVGYLKWREDLKKFHAKTTAEILEKVGYDSHFIARVSFLIEKKLLKKDDETQLLEDVICLVFLEFYLDPFVHKHDREKMKNIILKTWNKMSEKGHQEALKINYSDTNLQLIKEAIGL, encoded by the coding sequence ATGACAAAAACACCATTTTATAACGCAAGTGAGTTAATTGATGCTGAAAACGCACAAGATCCAAACAGCGAAATATATCAATCTAAAAGTTATCCAAAAGAATTATTATATTCGAATAGAATGTATAAAAAACTAATGGAATTTCATCCTAATGCTTCAGAAGCAATTCAAATCGCATCTAAAGCGCAACACATTTGCAGATGGAAAATAGCACGAGAAACCTATCCAATGGATCGTGTAGGCTATTTAAAATGGAGAGAAGACTTGAAAAAATTCCATGCTAAAACGACAGCAGAAATTTTAGAAAAGGTGGGATATGACTCTCATTTTATTGCTCGAGTTTCTTTTTTAATTGAAAAGAAATTACTTAAAAAAGACGATGAAACACAACTCCTTGAAGATGTAATTTGTTTGGTGTTTTTAGAATTTTATTTGGACCCTTTTGTTCACAAGCATGACAGGGAAAAAATGAAAAATATCATTCTGAAAACGTGGAATAAAATGTCTGAAAAAGGACATCAGGAAGCCTTAAAAATCAACTATAGCGATACAAATCTTCAATTAATTAAAGAAGCTATTGGATTGTAA
- the nirD gene encoding nitrite reductase small subunit NirD — translation MEEILNQYATVTPEEVKVWFKAGSTKDFPADGGGCIKYKNKQIAIINFERRNEWYACQNLCPHKMEMVLSRGMIGSADEIPKIACPIHKKTFSLKDGSNLSGDDLKIATYPIKIVDEEVFVGFLE, via the coding sequence ATGGAAGAGATATTAAATCAATACGCAACAGTAACTCCTGAGGAGGTAAAAGTGTGGTTCAAAGCAGGTTCAACTAAAGACTTCCCCGCTGATGGTGGTGGATGCATCAAATACAAAAACAAACAAATTGCCATTATCAATTTTGAACGAAGAAACGAATGGTATGCCTGTCAAAACTTATGTCCTCATAAAATGGAAATGGTCCTCTCAAGAGGTATGATTGGGTCAGCAGATGAGATTCCAAAAATTGCTTGTCCCATTCACAAAAAGACATTTTCATTAAAAGACGGTAGCAACCTTAGTGGTGATGATTTAAAAATAGCCACTTATCCAATAAAAATCGTTGATGAAGAGGTATTTGTTGGCTTTTTAGAATAA